A part of Candidatus Alcyoniella australis genomic DNA contains:
- a CDS encoding helix-turn-helix transcriptional regulator has product MENLGDFLRREREFRGISIVQVAQQTKVNLSLLQAIEHLDWERIPCRTYMRGHLRAYAQFIGLDTEDLILRYEQQHEQHLADLQRAGEHDATPIKRPSLVERISEAIRLSKVAGF; this is encoded by the coding sequence ATGGAGAACCTGGGGGACTTCCTTAGACGCGAACGGGAATTTCGCGGGATCAGCATCGTACAGGTAGCACAGCAGACCAAGGTCAATCTCAGCTTGCTGCAGGCCATCGAGCATCTGGACTGGGAGCGCATTCCCTGCCGGACCTATATGCGCGGGCATTTGCGCGCCTACGCTCAGTTCATCGGCCTCGACACCGAGGACCTGATCCTGCGCTATGAGCAGCAACACGAGCAGCATCTGGCCGATCTGCAGCGCGCCGGCGAGCACGACGCCACCCCGATTAAACGGCCGAGCCTGGTCGAGCGCATCAGCGAGGCGATCCGCCTGTCCAAGGTCGCGGGCTTCTAG
- a CDS encoding tetratricopeptide repeat protein, producing MNKAVRFPLTVMIVVLLLVSACQKRVKPDDLDRAEGYYLLGVSSMELGDSTGALESLLMAVEINPQEPRYHDAVGLVYYSKERFDKAINHFKQALALDPNYSDSHHNLGTVYLYLGRYNEAIDEFSAALQNDLYRNRAASLNSLGWCHYKLGDYVKAEEYLQGVIKQDRRYLIAYNNLALVYIAMDRGEDAVATLLRVLELSPDYAEAHLNLGIAYTKIGRTDQAKVEFAKVIEVDPYGKLGDQAKQYLRLLRGGPDGEPGGLP from the coding sequence ATGAACAAGGCCGTTCGGTTCCCCCTGACAGTTATGATCGTGGTGTTGCTGCTGGTGAGCGCCTGTCAAAAGCGCGTCAAGCCCGATGACCTGGACAGGGCCGAGGGATACTACCTGCTCGGCGTCTCCTCAATGGAGCTCGGCGACTCCACCGGCGCGCTCGAGTCGTTGTTGATGGCGGTGGAGATCAATCCCCAAGAGCCGCGCTATCACGACGCCGTCGGCCTGGTCTATTACTCCAAGGAGCGCTTCGACAAGGCGATCAACCACTTCAAACAGGCGTTGGCGCTCGATCCGAACTACTCGGACAGCCACCACAACCTGGGCACGGTCTATCTCTACCTGGGTCGCTACAACGAGGCGATCGACGAGTTCAGCGCCGCGCTGCAAAACGACCTGTACCGCAACCGCGCGGCCTCGCTCAACAGCCTGGGCTGGTGCCACTACAAGCTGGGCGATTACGTCAAGGCCGAAGAGTACCTGCAGGGCGTAATCAAGCAGGATCGGCGCTACCTGATCGCCTACAACAACCTGGCGCTGGTCTACATCGCCATGGATCGCGGCGAGGACGCGGTAGCGACCTTACTGCGCGTGCTCGAGCTGTCGCCGGACTACGCGGAGGCGCATCTCAACCTGGGGATCGCCTACACCAAGATCGGCCGCACCGATCAGGCCAAGGTCGAGTTCGCCAAGGTGATCGAGGTCGATCCCTACGGCAAGCTCGGCGATCAGGCCAAGCAATACCTGAGGCTATTACGGGGGGGGCCAGATGGAGAACCTGGGGGACTTCCTTAG
- a CDS encoding type II toxin-antitoxin system Phd/YefM family antitoxin yields MSQSKIRRELEVNAVLSALIARTQLGQVLDRTSNNSERFLITRRGEAAAVIIGVDDFVRNVVRKPRLLRRLAGQAALSGASQMPLEQIQQRVERSLDRRAQGKR; encoded by the coding sequence ATGAGCCAATCCAAGATACGCCGGGAGCTGGAGGTCAATGCGGTGCTTAGCGCCTTGATCGCCCGTACACAGCTCGGACAGGTGCTCGATCGCACATCCAACAACTCCGAACGCTTCCTGATTACGCGTCGCGGAGAGGCTGCGGCGGTAATCATCGGCGTGGACGACTTCGTGCGTAACGTAGTGCGCAAGCCGCGGCTGCTGCGCCGGCTGGCAGGGCAGGCCGCACTCTCCGGCGCATCGCAGATGCCCCTGGAGCAGATCCAGCAGCGCGTGGAGCGCTCGTTGGATCGGCGGGCACAGGGGAAACGATGA
- a CDS encoding mandelate racemase/muconate lactonizing enzyme family protein: MSRISRIELYHIDIPVKPAFYSTWIPGYPQQYNHSNLLRLYTDDGLIGESVGNAFGHERQGLGGLLGGFLLGLDAEDVVAARQRVREAGYLGWSNYWIENAFWDLRAKIAGKPLYKLLSGNDRTVDKVRVYASTGSLLPIAERRAYLDCIREMGFKGVKLRVHSFDEQDDEQIMREVRAELGNDFSLMVDANQGWRVTLVDDAPLWDLERATRFGKICDDLNVEWIEEPLDMNAYEELAELRTRVKTRIAGGELNINWHDQRMFVKHGSYDILQPDVTFCGIGTGKRTMDACEEAGLQFSPHTWTNGAGLLTNLAVYAAWPNRQWIEYPYEPPAWMPDVRDGMLEHTTEVNPDGTIDVPQEPGVGLRICPRKLRKYGKRFHLTTKPLFVVRTLRERGLKTTLELAKKKSQ, from the coding sequence ATGAGCCGCATCAGCCGCATTGAGCTGTATCACATCGACATCCCGGTCAAGCCGGCGTTCTACTCGACCTGGATCCCGGGTTACCCGCAGCAGTACAACCACAGCAACCTGCTGCGCCTGTACACCGACGACGGTCTGATCGGCGAGTCGGTGGGCAACGCCTTTGGCCACGAGCGCCAGGGCCTGGGCGGCCTGCTCGGCGGCTTCCTGCTCGGGCTCGACGCCGAGGACGTGGTAGCCGCGCGCCAGCGCGTGCGCGAGGCCGGCTATTTGGGCTGGAGCAATTACTGGATCGAGAACGCCTTCTGGGACCTGCGGGCCAAGATCGCGGGCAAGCCGCTGTACAAGCTGCTTTCAGGCAACGATCGCACCGTAGATAAAGTCCGCGTCTACGCCTCCACCGGCAGCCTGCTGCCGATCGCGGAACGGCGGGCCTACCTCGACTGCATCCGCGAGATGGGCTTCAAGGGGGTCAAGCTACGCGTGCACAGTTTTGATGAACAGGACGACGAGCAGATCATGCGCGAGGTGCGCGCCGAATTGGGCAACGACTTCTCGCTGATGGTCGACGCCAACCAGGGCTGGCGCGTGACCCTGGTCGACGATGCTCCGCTATGGGACCTAGAGCGCGCCACGCGGTTTGGCAAAATCTGCGACGACCTTAACGTCGAGTGGATCGAGGAGCCGCTGGATATGAACGCCTACGAGGAGCTGGCCGAATTGCGCACGCGGGTCAAGACGCGTATCGCCGGCGGCGAGCTGAACATCAACTGGCACGATCAGCGGATGTTCGTCAAGCACGGCTCGTACGACATCCTGCAGCCCGACGTCACCTTCTGCGGCATCGGCACGGGCAAGCGCACCATGGACGCCTGCGAAGAGGCCGGATTGCAGTTCTCGCCCCACACCTGGACCAACGGCGCGGGCCTGCTGACCAACCTGGCGGTCTACGCGGCCTGGCCCAATCGCCAGTGGATCGAGTACCCCTACGAGCCGCCGGCCTGGATGCCCGATGTGCGCGACGGCATGCTCGAGCATACGACGGAGGTCAATCCCGACGGCACCATCGACGTACCCCAAGAGCCGGGAGTGGGCCTGCGGATCTGCCCGCGCAAACTGCGCAAATACGGCAAGCGCTTCCACCTGACCACCAAGCCGCTGTTCGTGGTGCGCACGCTACGCGAGCGCGGACTGAAGACCACCCTCGAGTTGGCCAAGAAGAAATCCCAATGA